A stretch of the Salmo salar chromosome ssa20, Ssal_v3.1, whole genome shotgun sequence genome encodes the following:
- the kat6a gene encoding histone acetyltransferase KAT6A isoform X2 — MVKLANPMYTTWILEAIKKVKKQKQRPSEERICNAVSMSHGLDRKTILEQLELSVKDGTILKVSNKGLNSYKDPENPGRLAYPKPRLGSGGGGGGHHGHVGHGGSHHRSGKKPGLDWNKLIKRSLEGLHEPGGSTLKSVERFLKCQGDVAAYLSGSGSMGPGLFHQQLRVALKRACAHGRVAKNGPLFHLISRSSQLDGTGTVALDSLPPVRLLPHEKDKPVAEPIPICSFCLGTTESNRDKKPEELISCADCGNSGHPSCLKFSPELTVRVKALWWQCIECKTCSNCQDQGKNAENMLFCDSCDRGFHMECCDPPLMRMPKGMWICQICQPRKKGRKLLHEKAAQIKRRYNAPLGRPKNRPGRPFKKLRGPGGRGRRKGGRRSQGSSSPHSSSSSSCEGYPGDDRLLFSLREDSSEQGGLRFNKKTKGLIDALTKFFTPSPDGRKAQHEVDYSQQYRIRKKAIRKEEGDDRTDNQDSSDWREDEDKLPGHENLTEKDVELFRHIQELALQKVGVTGPPDPQMRCPSVIEFGKFEIQTWYSSPYPQEYSRLPKLYLCEFCLRYVKSRSILFQHMRKCAWFHPPANEIYRKDGVSVFEVDGNVSTIYCQNLCLLAKLFLDHKTLYYDVEPFLFYVLTQNDSKGCHLVGYFSKEKHCQQKYNVSCIMILPQYQRKGYGRFLIDFSYLLSKQEGQPGSPEKPLSDLGRLSYMAYWRSVVLECLHEVRDRQLTIRRLSKITGICPQDITATLHHLNMLEQRGERLVLVRKEKLVSSHMACLTARPRLLEVDPDCLRWTPVIVTNTVVSEEEEEEEGDDTCKEIKPSHKVSPLSWLVRGEEEEEEEMMIKCFPGFPTSQSSPASSPVRCPPPVLDHRSPPPANGERRGRGRPPKNWPWGKVKDGPRTERRPGPGRPPKMRLEVQDFDEEEDRAEGTKISPTSGSSPPSLFSLDRQLADSTGTFRPLEMLGRHPAVPPPRSRGRPPRKKRGPKRRLSEGPGETLPQLPLAPRLSDPPPVRRSCFSESSEEEEEEEDDEDDDDEERGTHSPPILTKPTLGLKCKKPLRKRRMRQRSHSHAHSSVVTETISETTEVLDEPFVDSDSERPMPRLEEESPLGHPLRCYPPARPALRHTETPPKRAQRANLTESEEDEPTPVLKPPSFLRNPEPTASAETPAANPEAPVKKKKGWPKGKPRKPLHWKKRPGRPPGSGAKQNAGDTSLTNSGDPPPPKIKMKPGRKPRSWYLQRAQEEAERQEAERQRLSLGGVQQLDKPLQQLEDRACKRASRATATDNDKHKDSDEEDDYLPKPVEQRIPKRRGRPPKNPALRQQPVPKQPTVSEPEEEEETERSWVEDKPSRPPSRSLLSPSSTGGPRAPQPSRPDTDRVMADRDEEDEEREDEECATLGTSSRRTATTPGSGSRRSDDHDADDEGDGHLEDKSKSKKRKSQDSEEEDEDDEEEPTSPASSPPVKEEPQGGECFLDMQGSVQARDSYVSKQEEDEEEDEEAEELQEVKCRPLDAAQDERRRREAEESAAAAAAVETVTAISVPSEPLELQLLHPEDKTVTLLMEPQHPHQHPDSFKEELSHHHGSHHGQHHHSNELDLETVQAVQSLTQGEAQDEEPESHGVSHGAYQDCEETLAACRTLQSYSHAGEAEEETTHLALVEECGASQHSSPLPHTNPPMPPLPSQSVRSINSPAGMMESGLGQQRGGTPGPTGGTGATGGGGYTQITPEHPSSLSAPSQHNMETSPMMDVPSVSDHSQQVVDSGFSDLGSIESTTENYDNPSSYDSTMGGGGNGGGNNGSNHAAVAVAASSSSSTGSSSSSSVTPSSQGSSCSFVPAPCLTSSSGAVTSQLAMGSCSLIQQTGPGPNNGPGGNNGGNNSVPPPPPRPPSANTHQGIKSPQSCVIERLPSASQQSQKKVQHQPPQQQQAPHPPPSAPPTPHPPQQQQPLSQCSMGNGFGSTPMIMEIPESASQGGGRSLYERMGQDFGAGGYPQPSATFSLAKLQQLTNTIMDPHAMPYSHSASVTSYATSVSLSNPGLAQLSPSPLPPLAQGQATMTPPPQLSSGSMNLGSLQLQCNMPSSNIGLPPPPHTQRLQGQMATVKGHISIRSKAQLAPAPSPHQQQLYGRSSGAVAMQGSPRTLAVQRGMMPNLMPTPAGYNTMNMNQLNAMSAGYRMPQPMMNSGYHGNPPYMNQPAQYPMQMQMGMMGGQGYPQQPMQPNHHGNMMYTGPTHHSYAGVPKQSPYMSR, encoded by the exons ccTGTGGCAGAGCCCATCCCTATCTGCAGCTTCTGCCTGGGCACTACGGAGTCGAATCGAGACAAGAAGCCAGAGGAGCTAATCTCCTGTGCAGACTGTGGCAACAGCG GCCACCCGTCCTGTCTAAAGTTCTCACCAGAGCTTACTGTGCGAGTCAAAGCTCTGTGGTGGCAGTGCATCGAATGCAAGACCTGCAGCAACTGTCAAGATCAAGGCAAAAACGCA GAGAACATGTTGTTCTGTGACTCCTGTGACCGGGGGTTCCACATGGAGTGCTGTGACCCCCCACTGATGCGGATGCCAAAAG GCATGTGGATCTGTCAGATCTGTCAGCCCAGGAAAAAGGGAAGAAAGCTCTTGCATGAAAAGGCAGCACAAATCAAACGGCGCTACAACGCACCACTGGGACGACCCAAGAACAG ACCGGGCAGGCCATTCAAGAAGCTGCGAGGGCCGGGTGGGCGTGGCAGGCGGAAGGGGGGCCGTCGCTCGCAGGGCTCCTCCTCCCCGCACTCGTCGTCCAGCTCGTCCTGCGAGGGTTATCCTGGCGACGACCGGCTGCTGTTCTCCCTACGAGAGGACTCGTCGGAGCAGGGAGGCCTTCGCTTCAACAAGAAGACCAAGGGCCTGATTGACGCCCTCACCAAGTTCTTCACGCCCTCGCCCGACGGACGCAAGGCCCAGCACGAGGTGGACTACTCCCAGCAATACCGCATCCGCAAGAAGGCCATACGCAAGGAAGAGGGGGACGACAGGACAG ACAATCAGGACAGTAGTGACTGGCGTGAGGATGAGGACAAGCTGCCAGGACACGAGAACCTGACAGAGAAAGACGTGGAACTCTTCAGACACATCCAGGAGCTGGCGCTACAG AAAGTGGGGGTGACCGGCCCTCCAGATCCCCAAATGCGTTGTCCGTCTGTCATCGAGTTTGGCAAGTTTGAGATCCAGACTTGGTACTCCTCTCCGTATCCGCAAGAGTACAGCAG ACTGCCTAAGCTCTACCTGTGTGAGTTCTGCCTGCGTTATGTGAAGAGTCGCAGCATCCTCTTCCAGCACATGAGGAAGTGTGCCTGGTTCCACCCTCCAGCCAATGAGATCTACAGGAAGGATGGTGTCTCCGTGTTCGAG GTGGATGGGAACGTGAGCACAATCTACTGTCAGAACCTGTGTCTGTTGGCCAAGCTGTTCCTGGACCACAAGACGCTGTACTACGATGTGGAGCCCTTCCTCTTCTACGTTCTCACACAGAACGACAGCAAGGGCTGCCACCTGGTGGGCTACTTCTCTAAG gaGAAGCATTGTCAACAGAAGTACAACGTGTCCTGCATCATGATTCTTCCCCAGTACCAGCGCAAAGGCTACGGTCGCTTCCTCATCGACTTCA gctacctgctgtccaAGCAGGAGGGCCAGCCCGGCTCCCCAGAGAAgcccctgtcagacctgggtcgTCTGTCCTACATGGCCTACTGGCGCAGCGTGGTGCTGGAGTGTCTCCATGAGGTCCGCGACCGCCAGCTCACCATCCGACGCCTCAGCAAGATCACTGGCATCTGCCCCCAGGACATCACCGCCACGCTGCACCACCTCAACATGCTGGAGCAGAGAGGGGAGCG GCTAGTCCTGGTGCGTAAGGAGAAGCTGGTGTCCAGCCACATGGCTTGTCTCACCGCCAGGCCCCGGCTGCTAGAGGTGGACCCGGACTGTCTCCGCTGGACCCCCGTCATCGTCACCAACACCGTGGtttcagaggaggaggaggaggaggaaggagatgaTACCTGCAAGGAG ATCAAGCCTAGCCACAAGGTGTCTCCACTCTCCTGGCTCGTccgaggagaagaggaagaggaggaggagatgatgaTAAAGTGCTTCCCGGGGTTCCCCACCAGCCAAAGCTCTCCGGCCTCCTCCCCAGTCCGCTGTCCCCCGCCAGTCCTCGACCACCGGTCCCCTCCCCCCGCCAACGGAGAGCGCAGGGGCAGGGGCCGCCCACCCAAGAACTGGCCCTGGGGCAAGGTGAAGGACGGGCCACGGACTGAGAGGAGGCCGGGACCGGGACGACCTCCAAAGATGCGGTTGGAGGTGCAGGATTTCgatgaggaggaggacagggctgAGGGCACTAAAATCAGCCCCACCTCTGGCAGCAGCCCACCCTCCCTGTTCtctttagacagacagctggctgATTCTACAGGTACCTTCAGGCCCCTAGAGATGCTTGGCAGGCACCCTGCTGTCCCTCCCCCACGCAGCAGAGGGCGCCCTCCCAGGAAGAAGAGGGGCCCCAAGCGCAGGCTGAGTGAGGGTCCCGGAGAAACCTTGCCCCAGCTGCCCCTGGCGCCCAGGCTCAGCGACCCGCCTCCAGTCAGACGGAGCTGCTTCAGTGAAAGCagcgaggaagaggaggaggaggaggatgatgaagatgatgatgacgaGGAGAGGGGGACTCACTCCCCACCCATCCTCACAAAGCCCACCCTGGGGCTCAAATGCAAG AAGCCGTTGAGGAAGAGGCGCATGCGTCAGCGCAGCCACAGCCACGCCCACAGCAGCGTGGTGACAGAGACCATCTCTGAAACCACCGAGGTGCTGGACGAGCCCTTCGTAGACTCTGACTCTGAGAGGCCCATGCCCCGGCTGGAGGAGGAGAGCCCCCTGGGACACCCCCTGAGGTGTTACCCCCCGGCCCGCCCCGCCCTACGACACACAGAGACACCGCCCAAGAGAGCCCAACGAGCCAACCTCACAGAgtcagaggaggatg AACCCACTCCTGTTCTGAAGCCACCGTCCTTCCTACGGAACCCAGAGCCCACGGCCTCAGCAGAGACTCCGGCGGCCAACCCAGAGGCTCCCGTCAAGAAGAAGAAAGGCTGGCCCAAGGGCAAGCCCCGTAAGCCCCTGCACTGGAAGAAACGGCCGGGCAGACCCCCTGGCAGCGGGGCAAAGCAGAATGCAGGGGACACCAGCCTGACCAACTCAGGGGACCCTCCACCCCCCAAGATCAAGATGAAGCCGGGCCGCAAGCCCCGGAGCTGGTACCTACAGCGGGCccaggaggaggctgagaggcaggaggcagagagacagaggctgagTCTGGGAGGGGTGCAGCAGCTAGACAAGCCCCTCCAGCAGCTAGAGGACCGAGCATGCAAGAGGGCCTCCAGAGCTACAGCTACCGACAACGACAAACACAAAGACTCTGATGAAGAGGATGACTACCTCCCCAAGCCCGTGGAGCAGAGAATCCCCAAGAGGCGGGGGAGACCGCCCAAAAACCCAGCCCTGCGACAACAACCTGTCCCAAAGCAGCCCACTGTCTCAGAgccagaagaggaggaggagacagagaggagctgggTAGAGGACAAGCCCAGCCGTCCACCGTCCCGTTccctgctctctccgtcctctaccGGAGGCCCCAGGGCTCCCCAGCCCAGTAGACCAGACACGGACAGAGTCATGGCCGACAGGGATGAGGAAgacgaggagagggaggatgaagaGTGTGCCACCCTGGGCACCAGCAGCAGAAGGACTGCGACAACGCCAGGCTCAGGCAGCAGACGCAGCGACGACCACGATGCAGACGATGAAGGAGACGGACACCTGGAGGACAAGAGCAAAAGCAAAAAGCGGAAGAGCCAGGactctgaggaagaggatgaagacGATGAGGAAGAACCTACCTCCCCAGCCAGCTCTCCACCCGTCAAAGAAGAACCCCAGGGCGGGGAATGTTTTTTAGACATGCAGGGCAGTGTGCAGGCCAGAGACTCCTACGTCAGCAAGCAGGAGGAGGACgaagaggaggacgaagaggcGGAGGAGCTGCAGGAGGTGAAGTGCCGGCCTCTGGACGCGGCACAGGACGAGAGAAGGCGGCGAGAGGCAGAGGAGTCAGCAGCAGCGGCCGCGGCGGTGGAGACGGTGACAGCCATCTCAGTCCCCTCTGAGCCCCTTGAGCTGCAGCTGCTGCACCCCGAGGACAAGACTGTCACGCTGCTGATGGAGCCCCAGCACCCTCACCAGCACCCCGACTCCTTCAAGGAGGAGCTGAGCCACCACCACGGGTCACACCATGGTCAGCACCACCACAGCAACGAGCTGGACCTGGAGACGGTGCAGGCGGTCCAGTCTCTGACCCAGGGAGAGGCCCAGGACGAGGAACCAGAGAGCCACGGGGTCTCCCACGGAGCCTACCAGGACTGTGAAGAGACGCTGGCCGCCTGCCGCACCCTGCAGAGCTACAGCCACGCCGGGGAGGCCGAGGAGGAGACTACCCACCTTGCCctggtggaggagtgtggagccTCCCAGCACAGCAGCCCCCTGCCCCACACTAACCCCCCCATGCCCCCATTACCCAGCCAGTCAGTCCGCTCCATCAACAGCCCAGCAGGCATGATGGAATCTGGGCTGGGGCAGCAAAGAGGGGGCACACCAGGCCCTACTGGGGGAACAGGGGCAACGGGAGGAGGAGGGTACACCCAGATCACTCCTGAGCACCCCAGTTCCTTGTCGGCCCCATCCCAGCACAACATGGAGACCAGTCCCATGATGGACGTTCCGTCAGTGTCTGACCACTCCCAGCAGGTGGTGGACAGTGGCTTCAGCGACCTGGGCAGCATCGAGAGCACCACGGAGAACTACGACAATCCCAGCAGCTACGACTCCACCATGGGCGGTGGGGGCAACGGGGGAGGGAACAACGGCAGTAACCATGCAGCGGTGGCTGTGGCTGCCTCTTCCTCGTCGTCGACGGGCTCCTCTTCCTCCAGCTCGGTCACACCCTCCTCACAGGGCAGCAGCTGCTCCTTTGTCCCGGCGCCCTGTCTCACGTCTTCCAGCGGCGCAGTGACATCACAGCTCGCCATGGGCAGCTGCAGTCTCATCCAACAAACTGGACCAGGGCCCAATAACGGGCCGGGAGGCAACAATGGTGGCAACAACAGCGTGCCCCCGCCGCCACCCCGTCCCCCATCTGCCAACACCCACCAAGGCATCAAGTCCCCTCAGAGCTGTGTGATCGAGAGGCTGCCCAGCGCCAGCCAGCAGTCTCAGAAAAAGGTGCAGCATCAGCCCCCTCAGCAGCAGCAGGCTCCCCACCCCCCGCCCTCGGCCCCTCCAACCCCCCACCCGCCCCAGCAGCAGCAACCTCTGtcccagtgcagtatggggaacggcTTTGGCTCTACCCCTATGATCATGGAGATCCCTGAGAGTGCCTCCCAGGGAGGGGGCCGCAGCCTGTACGAGCGGATGGGCCAGGACTTTGGTGCAGGGGGTTACCCCCAGCCCTCGGCCACGTTCAGCCTGGCTAAGCTGCAGCAGCTCACCAACACCATCATGGACCCCCACGCTATGCCCTACTCGCACTCGGCCTCTGTCACATCTTACGCCACCAGTGTTTCTCTGTCTAACCCCGGGCTGGCCCagctctccccctccccactccctcccttagcccagggccaggccaccatgaccccccctccccaactgaGCTCTGGCTCCATGAACCTGGGCTCCCTGCAGCTGCAGTGCAACATGCCCTCCAGCAACATCGGCCTGCCTCCCCCGCCCCACACCCAGCGGCTGCAGGGCCAAATGGCCACGGTGAAGGGCCACATCTCCATCCGCTCCAAGGCCCAGCTAGCCCCCGCTCCCTCCCCGCACCAGCAGCAACTGTACGGACGCAGCTCTGGGGCCGTGGCCATGCAGGGCTCGCCCCGCACCCTGGCTGTGCAGCGTGGCATGATGCCCAACCTCATGCCCACGCCGGCCGGCTACAACACCATGAACATGAACCAGCTGAACGCCATGTCGGCTGGCTACCGCATGCCACAGCCCATGATGAACAGCGGTTACCATGGGAACCCCCCTTACATGAACCAGCCCGCCCAGTACCCCATGCAGATGCAGATGGGCATGATGGGGGGACAGGGGTACCCACAGCAGCCTATGCAGCCCAATCACCACGGCAACATGATGTATACGGGCCCCACCCACCACAGCTACGCCGGCGTCCCCAAACAGTCGCCTTACATGAGCAGATGA